One window from the genome of Metabacillus flavus encodes:
- a CDS encoding DUF3219 family protein, with amino-acid sequence MIIYINERPIEGTDFLHEEVKGSHLISFHFKVKSGEDYHDTTTLLYKNDFEVKVPEKNLSFQAVIKQYSTSAVNLYEDNAIGDYYLQLIEKKAGK; translated from the coding sequence ATGATCATTTATATTAATGAACGGCCAATTGAAGGGACAGACTTTCTTCATGAGGAAGTGAAGGGATCCCATTTAATCAGCTTCCATTTTAAAGTGAAAAGCGGGGAAGATTATCATGATACAACAACCTTGCTTTATAAAAATGATTTCGAAGTGAAAGTACCGGAAAAAAACCTTTCATTTCAAGCAGTCATCAAACAATATTCAACCTCTGCCGTAAATTTATATGAAGACAATGCAATTGGGGATTACTATCTTCAATTGATTGAGAAAAAGGCCGGAAAGTAA
- a CDS encoding iron-sulfur cluster assembly accessory protein, with protein sequence MECKINRNAAKVLKRMLESKEGQGKMIRVFITEMHGDHAHYDVKLDTPTEHDEIVKTDKDIDILMDSREEFLDGVWIQFFFVPQERFEIINRNKGWHDHH encoded by the coding sequence ATGGAATGCAAAATAAACCGCAACGCTGCAAAAGTGTTAAAAAGAATGCTTGAGAGTAAAGAAGGACAAGGGAAAATGATACGGGTGTTCATCACGGAAATGCACGGGGACCATGCCCATTATGATGTGAAACTTGATACACCTACTGAACATGATGAGATTGTGAAAACAGATAAAGATATCGATATTCTGATGGACAGCCGTGAAGAATTTTTGGACGGAGTATGGATCCAGTTTTTCTTCGTCCCTCAGGAACGATTTGAAATCATCAACAGAAATAAAGGATGGCATGACCACCATTAA
- a CDS encoding LLM class flavin-dependent oxidoreductase — protein MFKRNYADKNKKQLHEIKLSVLDLAPIVSGSHAGEALGNSLDLAQHAEKWGYNRYWLAEHHNMRGIASSATSVVIGHIAQGTSTIRVGSGGIMLPNHAPLVIAEQFGTLESLFPGRIDLGLGRAPGTDQLTAQALRRELKGSGEDFPEQVEELRAYFNPVEYSHVKAIPGEGLNIPIWLLGSSGFSAHLAGQLGLPFAFASHFSPDHTTEALRIYRNHFRPSEVLDEPYAMVGVNVVAAETEAQAQYLSTSMKQQFLNLVRGRPGQLNPPVDNMDDLWNEYEKASIQQTLRASAIGDSEQVKTKLQSFLDETQADEMMITANIFDHQARLQSYEIVSQLVK, from the coding sequence GTGTTTAAACGGAATTACGCAGATAAAAATAAAAAGCAGCTGCACGAAATTAAGCTCTCTGTCTTGGACCTGGCTCCTATTGTTTCTGGAAGCCATGCTGGGGAAGCTTTGGGCAACTCACTGGATTTGGCACAGCATGCAGAAAAGTGGGGATATAACCGCTATTGGCTGGCTGAGCATCACAATATGAGAGGGATTGCCAGTTCAGCGACGTCAGTCGTGATTGGTCATATTGCGCAGGGTACTTCGACCATCCGGGTCGGCTCAGGCGGCATTATGCTCCCTAACCACGCTCCGCTTGTCATTGCTGAGCAATTTGGAACACTTGAATCGCTTTTTCCCGGCCGAATCGATCTTGGACTAGGAAGGGCACCTGGAACAGATCAGCTAACCGCGCAGGCACTTAGAAGAGAGCTGAAGGGGAGCGGAGAGGATTTTCCTGAACAGGTGGAAGAATTGAGAGCCTATTTTAACCCTGTTGAATATAGCCATGTAAAAGCCATTCCTGGTGAAGGGTTGAATATTCCGATTTGGCTGCTTGGCTCAAGCGGCTTCAGTGCCCATCTTGCCGGCCAGCTTGGATTGCCGTTTGCCTTTGCCAGCCATTTTTCACCGGATCATACAACTGAAGCATTAAGGATTTACCGGAATCATTTCCGTCCTTCCGAAGTTTTGGATGAACCATATGCAATGGTAGGGGTAAATGTCGTTGCTGCGGAGACAGAGGCACAGGCGCAATATTTATCTACTTCCATGAAACAGCAATTTCTGAATCTGGTCAGAGGACGTCCGGGACAATTGAATCCTCCGGTGGATAATATGGATGATTTATGGAACGAATATGAAAAAGCTTCTATTCAGCAAACATTAAGAGCTTCTGCGATTGGCGATTCTGAACAAGTGAAGACGAAGCTTCAAAGCTTCCTGGATGAAACCCAGGCTGATGAGATGATGATTACCGCTAATATTTTTGATCATCAGGCAAGACTGCAATCTTATGAAATTGTTTCACAGCTAGTCAAGTAA
- a CDS encoding DUF2512 family protein, with protein sequence MNQLAVIAVKFIIAAIAFAIGLDLFFDANITDIFSFSLFAALATYLLGDRVVLPALGHRSAYIVEFFTVYLGVWIFGSVLYENYLQIAWGSGISAVIFTAGEVFVHLFLLERMQTAERRSIRTGHAAFGTEFSKELDPLEKNKKD encoded by the coding sequence ATGAATCAGCTTGCTGTCATTGCCGTAAAATTTATTATCGCAGCCATCGCCTTTGCTATAGGTCTGGATTTATTTTTTGATGCGAACATAACAGATATTTTTTCTTTTAGTTTATTTGCAGCCCTTGCTACCTATTTGCTGGGAGACAGAGTCGTACTGCCTGCATTGGGACATCGGTCAGCGTACATAGTAGAATTTTTCACTGTTTACCTCGGGGTGTGGATTTTTGGATCTGTTTTGTATGAAAACTATCTGCAAATTGCCTGGGGCAGCGGGATCTCTGCTGTCATCTTTACAGCTGGAGAGGTATTCGTTCACCTCTTTTTACTTGAGCGGATGCAAACTGCGGAGAGAAGATCCATCCGTACAGGACACGCAGCTTTTGGAACCGAATTTTCAAAAGAACTGGACCCTTTAGAAAAAAATAAAAAAGATTAA
- a CDS encoding APC family permease, whose product MADQGKFKKTISLLDLTLIGLGAIFGSAWLFAVSNVASKAGPAGSFSWIIGGVIILLIGFVYAELGAALPRTGGIIRYPVYSHGHLVGYMISFITIIAYTSLISIEVTAVRQYVAFWFPGLTVKGSESPTIAGWLLQFGLLCLFFLLNYWSVKTFAKSNIIISIFKYFVPLTIITVLIFYFKSANLTAAGFAPSGFTGIQAAISTGGVMFAYLGLHPIVSVASEVKNPQRNIPIALFLCIILSAAIYTALQVLFIGAIPTDMLSSGWENIQKEFALPFKDIAVVLGLGWLAFLVVFDAIVSPGGNGNIFMNTTARLVYAWSRNGTLFKTFSKIDQKTGIPRSSLWLSFGLSVFWTLPFPSWNALVNVCSVALILSYAIAPISSATFRVNAKNLEKPFKLRGMSVIAPLSFIFASYIVYWSGWTTISWLLASQLVMFVVYLLFSKYVPTREVSLPQQLKSSWWLIGYYVMMLVFSYTGSFGGGLGILSNPLDLILIAIGSLGIFYWAKYSGLPEALIDDDETDDAAKQVQPASP is encoded by the coding sequence ATGGCGGATCAGGGAAAATTTAAGAAAACAATCTCTTTGCTTGATTTAACACTAATAGGACTTGGAGCAATCTTTGGGTCTGCCTGGCTGTTTGCAGTAAGCAATGTCGCTTCCAAAGCAGGCCCTGCCGGGAGTTTCTCCTGGATAATCGGAGGAGTCATCATTTTATTGATTGGATTTGTATATGCCGAGCTTGGTGCAGCTTTGCCAAGGACCGGAGGGATTATTCGGTATCCGGTTTATTCACATGGGCACCTGGTAGGTTACATGATTTCTTTCATTACCATTATTGCGTATACAAGTCTTATCTCCATTGAAGTAACTGCTGTAAGACAGTATGTTGCCTTTTGGTTTCCAGGTTTAACGGTTAAAGGTTCAGAATCTCCCACGATCGCTGGATGGCTGCTTCAATTCGGATTGCTGTGTCTTTTCTTTTTGTTAAATTATTGGAGTGTAAAAACATTTGCCAAATCCAATATTATCATTTCAATTTTTAAGTATTTCGTTCCATTAACCATCATCACCGTGCTTATTTTCTATTTTAAATCTGCAAATCTCACTGCAGCTGGATTTGCTCCTTCAGGATTTACCGGGATTCAGGCTGCCATTTCCACCGGCGGAGTCATGTTTGCCTATCTTGGCCTGCATCCGATCGTATCGGTCGCAAGCGAGGTGAAAAATCCGCAGCGTAACATCCCGATTGCTTTGTTTTTGTGCATCATTTTATCAGCTGCCATTTATACTGCCCTGCAGGTTCTGTTTATTGGAGCGATTCCAACGGACATGCTGTCTTCCGGCTGGGAAAACATTCAAAAAGAGTTTGCATTGCCATTTAAAGATATTGCTGTCGTTCTCGGACTTGGATGGCTGGCATTTCTTGTTGTATTTGACGCCATAGTGTCGCCGGGCGGCAACGGGAATATTTTTATGAATACTACGGCACGGCTCGTGTATGCCTGGTCCAGAAACGGAACACTATTTAAAACCTTTTCAAAAATCGATCAAAAAACAGGTATCCCAAGATCATCGCTGTGGCTGTCATTCGGTCTTTCCGTTTTTTGGACTCTTCCGTTTCCTTCCTGGAATGCGCTTGTAAACGTGTGTTCTGTCGCATTAATCCTGTCTTATGCGATTGCACCTATCTCTTCCGCCACTTTCAGAGTAAACGCCAAAAATCTCGAGAAACCCTTTAAGCTTAGAGGAATGAGTGTGATAGCCCCTCTTTCATTCATTTTTGCCTCTTATATCGTGTATTGGTCAGGCTGGACAACGATCTCATGGCTTCTTGCATCACAGCTCGTCATGTTTGTTGTTTATCTGTTATTTTCTAAATATGTTCCAACCCGTGAAGTCAGTTTACCTCAGCAGCTTAAATCGTCTTGGTGGCTTATCGGATACTATGTCATGATGCTGGTTTTCTCTTATACCGGATCTTTCGGAGGAGGACTTGGAATTTTATCCAATCCTCTCGACCTGATCCTGATTGCAATAGGATCACTTGGTATCTTCTATTGGGCAAAATATTCAGGCCTGCCTGAAGCATTGATTGATGATGACGAAACCGATGATGCTGCAAAGCAAGTTCAGCCTGCCAGCCCATAA
- a CDS encoding TerD family protein: MGVSLRKGQKVDLTKTNPGLSKIAVGLGWDINQMGGSAFDLDASVFLLGENGKVPSDNDFIFYNNPNGASGSVLYCGDNRTGAGMQDDELILIDLNRVPQNLQKIAFTITIHDAAEKRQNFGQISNAYVRIFSEDTGMEFIRYQLGQEFSVETAIVAAELYRHQNEWKFNAIGSGFGGGLSALCRNFGVTIDDEPATQAGYSQPQGSGYIQPNHPPQGLFQQNFQPQPEYNQSRGYSSGVYQESPGISSNPYQQGSPSAQTYSGSQGYGVAPQSSYPGGQVHTAGRTTSCPRCHSQNVAAGKKGFGIGKAALGGLVLGPVGLLGGFIGGGKVQFNCNQCMHKWSPDQKDFAAWANEQKRNAQELLQRFKSQDVMDAIVAGCALVSLADGHISSAERQKVNEFFNNSQELRVFDTAKVNQRFNQFVMNLERDWMTGRAEAMRALGNVRSKPEVGRLVVRYCVAIGFADGNFDPSEKQAVAEICSELGLNPAEFLS; the protein is encoded by the coding sequence GTGGGTGTAAGCTTGAGAAAAGGACAAAAAGTAGATTTGACAAAGACAAACCCCGGTCTTTCAAAAATTGCTGTCGGCTTAGGATGGGACATTAATCAGATGGGGGGCTCTGCGTTTGATTTAGATGCATCCGTCTTTCTGCTCGGGGAAAATGGAAAGGTCCCTTCTGATAACGACTTTATATTTTATAACAATCCAAACGGTGCATCGGGCTCAGTTCTTTATTGCGGTGATAATCGGACGGGCGCAGGAATGCAGGATGATGAGCTAATCCTTATAGATCTTAACCGGGTACCGCAAAATCTCCAAAAAATCGCTTTTACCATCACTATCCATGATGCTGCGGAAAAAAGACAGAACTTTGGTCAAATTTCCAATGCCTATGTCCGCATTTTCAGCGAAGATACCGGGATGGAATTTATCCGATATCAACTGGGCCAAGAGTTTTCAGTGGAAACAGCAATTGTGGCAGCAGAACTTTACAGACATCAGAATGAATGGAAATTCAATGCAATTGGGAGCGGATTTGGCGGGGGTCTGTCAGCGCTTTGCAGAAATTTTGGTGTGACTATAGATGATGAACCGGCTACCCAAGCGGGATATAGCCAGCCTCAAGGATCAGGATACATACAGCCGAATCATCCACCGCAAGGATTATTCCAGCAAAACTTCCAGCCGCAGCCTGAGTATAATCAAAGTAGAGGTTATTCTTCCGGCGTTTATCAAGAGTCACCGGGCATCAGTTCCAATCCATATCAGCAAGGGTCTCCATCAGCACAGACGTATTCTGGCTCACAAGGCTATGGAGTGGCTCCGCAGTCTTCTTATCCAGGCGGACAGGTTCATACTGCAGGCAGGACCACTTCTTGTCCAAGATGCCACTCCCAAAATGTAGCTGCCGGAAAGAAAGGCTTTGGTATCGGGAAAGCAGCACTGGGCGGGCTCGTGCTTGGACCGGTTGGATTGCTCGGAGGCTTTATCGGCGGCGGCAAAGTGCAATTTAACTGCAACCAATGTATGCATAAATGGTCTCCTGATCAGAAGGATTTCGCGGCCTGGGCCAATGAACAGAAGCGAAATGCACAGGAGCTCCTGCAGCGCTTTAAAAGCCAGGATGTTATGGACGCCATTGTAGCAGGCTGTGCATTAGTGAGTTTGGCGGATGGGCATATTTCTTCAGCCGAACGGCAAAAGGTAAACGAGTTTTTTAATAATAGCCAGGAATTGCGTGTATTTGATACAGCGAAAGTGAATCAGCGGTTCAACCAGTTTGTAATGAATCTGGAAAGAGATTGGATGACTGGACGTGCAGAAGCAATGAGAGCTCTTGGAAATGTAAGAAGCAAGCCTGAAGTAGGAAGGCTTGTTGTCCGGTACTGTGTGGCAATCGGTTTTGCTGATGGAAACTTCGATCCTTCAGAAAAACAGGCGGTAGCAGAAATTTGCAGCGAGCTTGGCTTGAATCCAGCGGAATTTTTATCTTGA
- a CDS encoding YqcI/YcgG family protein, with protein MQTISSFLLTKEDMTNPEVVPQWVIDEYQTFHGVVTDATFPCYFGMKAEKKGELRYAYITREDWSNLPKAVEQFLTLFKEPPYTRHGLFVFMEPEKEEGELDLYRKRFWDILQYLHEHDPKPWPAEAPKDPDHHLWDFHFNGEPFFIFGNAPAYKQRKTRHLGNSLVLGFQPRMIFEGLEGTEKGGIMSREKVRERVEKWDQLPTHPDISHYGDVDHNEWKQYFIGDDIEPIKGKCPFSHK; from the coding sequence ATGCAAACTATTTCATCTTTTCTTTTGACTAAGGAGGATATGACGAATCCCGAAGTTGTGCCTCAATGGGTGATCGATGAATATCAGACCTTTCATGGCGTAGTTACAGACGCAACTTTTCCTTGCTATTTCGGAATGAAGGCCGAAAAAAAAGGAGAGCTGCGGTATGCATACATAACAAGAGAGGATTGGTCAAACCTTCCTAAGGCCGTTGAGCAGTTTTTAACCCTCTTTAAAGAACCGCCGTATACGCGGCACGGTCTATTCGTGTTTATGGAACCTGAAAAAGAGGAAGGGGAACTTGATTTATATAGGAAACGTTTTTGGGATATTTTGCAGTACCTTCATGAACATGATCCGAAGCCATGGCCAGCAGAAGCGCCTAAGGATCCAGATCATCATTTATGGGATTTTCATTTTAATGGAGAACCATTTTTCATTTTTGGAAATGCACCTGCCTACAAGCAGAGGAAAACGAGGCACCTTGGAAACAGTCTCGTATTGGGGTTTCAGCCAAGGATGATTTTTGAAGGTCTTGAAGGAACGGAAAAGGGAGGAATTATGTCCAGGGAAAAAGTGAGAGAGCGAGTTGAAAAGTGGGATCAGCTTCCGACACATCCTGACATCAGTCATTACGGTGATGTGGATCATAATGAGTGGAAACAGTATTTCATCGGGGATGATATTGAACCAATAAAGGGAAAATGCCCTTTCTCTCATAAGTAA
- a CDS encoding LLM class flavin-dependent oxidoreductase, whose amino-acid sequence MKLSILDQVPVSKNISVTGTFQQTAELAQHAEDLGYTRYWFAEHHGTRGLASTSPEILMSYIASKTSRIRLGSGGVLLPQYSPYKIAENFRLLEAVFPGRIDLGVGRSPGGTQKVRQALLDGAARGLSEFPRQLKDLIYYITDSLPSDHPSHGIKAAPLPESVPPVWILGLGENSARQTAQLGLNYVFGHFIKPDRGQEAFQDYRENFVPTSFSAAPQSLAAVFVICGKDDDHAEELAWSQDLWLLRVEKGLDSRVPSIEEAKAAVLSAADRERMANNRKRMIIGGPDKVKKSIYELSERYETDEIMILTNVYSFEQKKHSYSRLAELFL is encoded by the coding sequence ATGAAACTCAGCATACTCGACCAAGTTCCGGTTTCTAAAAACATAAGCGTTACCGGAACGTTTCAGCAGACAGCAGAACTTGCTCAGCATGCTGAAGACCTCGGATACACAAGATACTGGTTTGCCGAACATCACGGGACAAGAGGGCTTGCCAGCACTTCTCCTGAAATTCTGATGTCCTATATCGCTTCCAAAACCTCAAGGATCAGATTAGGCTCAGGCGGAGTGCTTCTTCCCCAATACAGTCCCTACAAAATAGCGGAAAACTTCCGGCTGCTCGAAGCTGTATTTCCCGGAAGAATCGATCTTGGCGTCGGCCGCTCACCTGGCGGCACTCAAAAAGTGAGACAGGCGCTTTTGGATGGTGCGGCAAGAGGCTTGAGTGAATTTCCAAGGCAGCTGAAGGATCTCATTTATTATATAACCGATTCATTACCGTCAGACCATCCATCTCATGGAATCAAGGCTGCTCCTCTTCCTGAATCCGTCCCGCCGGTTTGGATCCTTGGGCTCGGGGAAAACAGTGCACGGCAGACAGCGCAACTCGGACTTAATTATGTGTTCGGCCATTTTATAAAACCTGATAGAGGACAAGAAGCTTTTCAGGATTATCGGGAAAATTTTGTCCCAACTTCATTTTCCGCTGCTCCGCAGTCTCTCGCAGCCGTTTTCGTCATTTGCGGAAAAGACGACGATCATGCTGAAGAACTTGCATGGAGTCAGGATCTATGGCTTCTCCGGGTAGAGAAAGGGCTTGACAGCCGGGTACCAAGCATTGAAGAAGCCAAGGCAGCGGTTCTGTCCGCTGCAGACCGAGAAAGAATGGCAAACAACCGAAAGAGAATGATTATAGGCGGCCCTGATAAGGTGAAGAAGTCAATATACGAGCTATCCGAGCGGTACGAAACGGATGAAATCATGATTTTGACTAATGTCTATTCTTTTGAACAGAAAAAGCACTCCTATTCAAGACTTGCAGAACTGTTTTTATAG
- the cls gene encoding cardiolipin synthase, whose amino-acid sequence MLKKIIIILFVSAAALTGIGFTAINDVKSGAESYNKQHPIFASPISSGDASLFTDGKTLIRSLYKDIKEAQSFIYIHFFIIRDDAVSKEFFAILQEKAEQGVDVKLSVDAIGGNDITKSMIRRLEKSGVQFAKSRPLAYRHFFYRLNHRNHRKIAVIDGKVSYIGGFNIGEEYLGNDPRFGYWRDYHVRLSGSGSREITKQFLKDWKEDTGKTVQPLITKIQDTGSDRYQFVFSTGDDLEKKIIGMINHAKSSIMIATPYFIPTDELMKSLLASLKRGVKVELLIPDKPDYWYTKPPSYPRTKKLLKKGAVIYLYREGFFHGKVMVIDNELADIGTANWDKRSFFINDEANCLIYSKLFISETKKELRKDFSSSRILTEDMYDKIPFWERLLEHTPEWIYELF is encoded by the coding sequence GTGCTGAAGAAAATCATAATCATTCTATTCGTATCTGCCGCCGCTTTGACAGGCATTGGCTTTACGGCCATAAACGATGTGAAATCAGGGGCAGAATCCTATAATAAGCAGCATCCGATTTTCGCGTCTCCAATTTCATCCGGAGACGCGAGTCTTTTTACTGACGGAAAAACCCTGATTCGTTCTTTATATAAAGACATCAAGGAAGCCCAGAGTTTTATTTATATCCACTTTTTTATCATCCGGGACGATGCCGTCAGCAAAGAATTTTTTGCTATTCTTCAAGAAAAAGCGGAGCAAGGCGTTGATGTAAAGCTTTCGGTTGATGCAATCGGCGGAAACGACATCACAAAATCAATGATCCGAAGACTTGAGAAAAGCGGCGTGCAGTTTGCCAAAAGCAGACCGCTTGCCTACCGGCATTTTTTTTACCGGTTAAATCACCGCAATCATCGCAAAATCGCTGTTATAGATGGAAAGGTTTCGTATATTGGCGGATTTAATATTGGAGAAGAGTACCTGGGAAATGATCCGAGATTTGGGTATTGGAGAGATTATCACGTTCGGCTTTCCGGCTCTGGGTCAAGAGAAATAACCAAACAGTTTTTGAAGGACTGGAAGGAAGATACGGGCAAAACCGTTCAGCCTCTCATCACAAAAATTCAAGACACTGGCTCTGATCGCTATCAATTTGTTTTCTCAACCGGGGATGATCTCGAAAAGAAAATAATTGGAATGATCAATCATGCAAAAAGCAGCATTATGATTGCTACTCCCTATTTTATTCCAACCGATGAGCTGATGAAATCTTTGCTTGCCTCTTTAAAACGAGGGGTTAAGGTTGAACTGCTGATACCTGATAAGCCAGATTACTGGTATACGAAACCGCCGAGCTACCCAAGAACGAAGAAGCTTCTAAAAAAAGGGGCTGTCATTTATTTATACCGCGAAGGTTTTTTTCATGGGAAAGTTATGGTTATTGATAATGAATTGGCGGACATCGGCACAGCAAACTGGGATAAACGGAGCTTTTTTATTAATGATGAAGCGAACTGTCTGATTTACTCCAAATTATTTATTTCAGAAACAAAAAAGGAGCTCCGAAAGGATTTCTCCTCCAGCCGCATCCTTACAGAAGACATGTATGATAAAATTCCGTTCTGGGAAAGATTACTTGAACATACCCCTGAATGGATTTACGAGCTATTCTAA
- a CDS encoding DUF6241 domain-containing protein has translation MPEKRTVKRAAKGRLSFIAISAASLGLAGALYFYLFGEPVQNPEQHAKAAVSGKGNPAFQYFSASREWDDEAFQQVLHYMSHQKVGAPEKWGAIKITDERIAKLTDSLDKHYSDLEHADIYKDILSRWESGDFSHAVKDHNSIWSLQGGTIGKANRLLSSEEEEKYIEDENLE, from the coding sequence ATGCCTGAAAAAAGAACGGTAAAAAGAGCCGCTAAAGGAAGACTGTCCTTCATTGCTATTTCTGCAGCATCATTGGGTTTAGCAGGAGCTTTATACTTCTATTTGTTTGGAGAGCCTGTTCAAAATCCAGAGCAGCATGCGAAGGCGGCAGTGAGTGGGAAGGGGAATCCGGCTTTCCAGTATTTTTCCGCCAGCAGGGAATGGGATGATGAGGCATTTCAGCAGGTCCTTCATTACATGTCGCATCAGAAAGTAGGTGCCCCTGAAAAATGGGGAGCCATAAAAATTACAGACGAACGGATTGCTAAATTGACTGATTCTTTAGATAAGCACTATTCTGATCTCGAACATGCAGATATTTATAAGGACATTTTGTCTCGCTGGGAATCCGGTGATTTCTCTCATGCAGTAAAGGATCACAATTCCATTTGGTCCCTGCAGGGGGGAACCATCGGGAAGGCCAACCGTCTGCTGTCTTCTGAAGAAGAGGAAAAATATATTGAAGATGAAAACTTAGAATAG
- a CDS encoding quinone oxidoreductase family protein, which yields MKALVFEEFGGPEVLKYAEISKPVLKTDEIMVRIEAAGLNFADVYRRKGNYHLAGKPPYILGYEGAGVVEDAGNHAEFKPGDRIAFADVPYANAEYAAVPVEKAIPLPAGITSDIAASVLLQGLTAQYLTKDSYQVKEGDVILVHAAAGGVGQILVQIIKMMGGKVIGLTSSAEKREAALKAGADEVFLYHENWTEKTIAYTNGKGADAVYESVGSTLNESFSAVRIGGTVIFYGMAGGDPLPVDPRMLMDQSKTLTGGDLWNVLTSSEERQSRASELLKWILDGHIIIQPPRSFPMEKGADAHRLLESRKSTGKILLKP from the coding sequence ATGAAAGCATTAGTGTTTGAAGAGTTTGGAGGACCTGAGGTATTAAAGTACGCGGAGATCAGCAAACCCGTTTTAAAGACCGATGAAATTATGGTCCGTATTGAGGCAGCCGGTTTGAATTTTGCAGATGTTTACCGAAGAAAAGGGAATTATCATTTAGCAGGCAAGCCGCCGTACATATTGGGTTATGAGGGAGCGGGTGTTGTCGAGGATGCAGGGAATCACGCTGAATTCAAACCCGGGGACAGAATTGCGTTTGCAGATGTGCCTTATGCAAATGCTGAGTATGCTGCAGTCCCTGTTGAGAAAGCCATCCCGCTGCCTGCCGGCATTACTTCTGACATAGCTGCATCTGTCCTTCTTCAGGGATTGACTGCCCAATACTTAACTAAAGACAGCTATCAGGTCAAAGAGGGAGATGTAATCCTCGTTCATGCTGCAGCTGGCGGTGTCGGACAAATTTTGGTTCAAATTATTAAAATGATGGGAGGAAAAGTTATTGGCCTAACTTCCTCTGCAGAAAAAAGAGAGGCCGCTTTAAAGGCAGGGGCAGATGAAGTATTCCTTTATCATGAAAATTGGACGGAGAAAACGATTGCCTATACAAACGGGAAAGGTGCAGATGCCGTGTATGAGTCTGTCGGCTCCACCCTAAATGAAAGTTTTTCCGCCGTCCGCATTGGAGGCACCGTCATTTTTTATGGAATGGCCGGCGGGGATCCTCTTCCTGTTGACCCGAGAATGCTGATGGATCAATCCAAGACGCTTACAGGCGGGGACCTGTGGAATGTTCTCACTTCAAGTGAAGAACGCCAGAGCCGTGCCTCAGAGCTGTTAAAATGGATACTAGATGGCCATATCATAATTCAGCCCCCGCGTTCATTTCCAATGGAAAAAGGTGCAGATGCTCATAGACTTCTGGAGAGCCGTAAAAGCACAGGTAAAATTTTGCTTAAACCATAA
- the rpiA gene encoding ribose-5-phosphate isomerase RpiA, translated as MNEKKQAGEYAAGYIKDGMTIGLGTGSTVYYTLAKISELVKQGMTLKGVATSTNTARIAESMHIPLIDLNETEIIDLTIDGADEIDPQFNGIKGGGGALLREKLVANASNKIVWVASHTKLVQKLGKFPLPVEVISFGSEHTGRLLAKNNLVPVLRKKENGKTFYTDSGNVIYDLHLKEIAEPGKFADMLKQLPGVVEHGLFLKHPNVVVTGVNGSVVIRENKEI; from the coding sequence ATGAATGAGAAGAAACAAGCTGGTGAATATGCGGCAGGATATATAAAAGATGGAATGACGATTGGCTTAGGGACAGGCAGTACGGTTTATTATACGCTTGCCAAAATCAGTGAATTGGTTAAACAGGGAATGACGCTAAAAGGAGTAGCTACATCCACTAATACCGCCCGGATTGCTGAAAGCATGCACATTCCTTTAATCGATTTAAACGAAACAGAAATAATAGATCTGACGATTGACGGAGCCGATGAAATTGATCCTCAATTTAATGGAATTAAAGGGGGAGGAGGCGCTCTTCTTCGTGAAAAGCTTGTCGCAAATGCTTCTAATAAAATCGTATGGGTGGCGAGCCACACGAAATTGGTTCAAAAGCTCGGAAAATTTCCTCTTCCTGTCGAGGTCATATCGTTTGGGTCAGAACATACAGGACGCCTCCTTGCAAAGAATAATTTAGTTCCGGTCCTTCGCAAAAAGGAGAACGGTAAGACATTTTATACAGACAGCGGAAATGTCATTTATGATCTGCATTTGAAAGAGATTGCAGAACCAGGTAAGTTTGCTGACATGTTAAAACAGCTTCCAGGCGTTGTAGAGCACGGTCTGTTTCTAAAGCATCCAAATGTTGTGGTTACGGGAGTCAACGGAAGTGTCGTCATTCGTGAAAATAAGGAGATTTGA